The Buchnera aphidicola str. APS (Acyrthosiphon pisum) genome has a segment encoding these proteins:
- the rplL gene encoding 50S ribosomal protein L7/L12, which translates to MSITKEQILEAISEMSVMNVVDLITAMEEKFGVSASMSINSNNHNEKDLREEKTEFDIFLKVIGPNKVSVIKTVRSATGLGLKEAKDLVESAPTVLKENISKEDAESLKKTLEDVGAEIEIK; encoded by the coding sequence ATGTCTATTACTAAAGAACAAATCTTAGAAGCTATATCAGAAATGTCTGTTATGAATGTTGTAGATCTTATTACAGCAATGGAAGAGAAATTTGGTGTCTCTGCTAGCATGTCTATTAATAGCAACAACCATAATGAAAAAGATTTACGCGAAGAAAAAACAGAATTTGATATTTTTTTAAAAGTTATTGGGCCAAATAAAGTGTCAGTAATTAAAACTGTACGTAGTGCAACCGGTCTAGGACTAAAAGAAGCCAAAGATTTAGTAGAATCTGCCCCAACAGTTTTAAAAGAAAATATCAGCAAAGAAGACGCAGAATCACTTAAAAAAACATTGGAAGATGTTGGTGCCGAAATCGAAATTAAATAA